The DNA segment TGCTGCCGAAGCCGTTGGCGATGGTCGTGGCGATCTGCGCGGGGTCCAGGCCCGCGATGAGGCCCGTCAGCGCCGCGCTGAGAATGAGTGCCAGGAAGACGTGGACCTTGGTGGCCAGGATCAGCCAGACCAGAACCCCAACCCCGATCACCAGGCCCAGGATCAGCTGAAGCCCAGAGACGTTTTCCAACGCACGTTCCTCCCCTCGCGTTCCTTCGTTCGCAGCCGTCTGCCCAGCGCTGCCGGGCCGGGGCGCTCCGGCCCCATCACCTCCCCTTGAAAGGCGCTCCCAGGCCGGGGGCGGAGGCCGCAGCCCCCGGATCCCCTGGAGGGTCAGGCGCCTCCCGCCCGGTCCGCCGCGGGCGCGTTTGCCGCCCGGATGCGGGGGGCGTACTCGGCGGCGGCCAGGATCGCCTCCACCATGCTCCGGTGCTGGGCCTGGCCCTTGCCCGCGATGTCGAAGGCCGTGCCGTGGTCCACCGAGCTGCGGACGAAGGGCAGCCCCAGGGTGACGCTGATGGTCCGCTCGAAGTCCAGCACCTTGGAGGCGATGTGCCCCTGGTCGTGGTAGAGCGAGAGCACCGCGTCGTAGGCGCCCCGGGCAGCGAAGACGAAGATGGAGTCGGCGGGCACCGGTCCCACGGCCCGGATGCCCTCGGCTTGCGCGGCCGCGATCGCAGGCACCATCTCCTGCCGCTCCTCCTCCCCCAGGAGCCCGCCCTCTCCCGCGTGGGGGTTGAGCGCAGCCACGCCGATCTCGGGGTCGCGGACACCCAGGACCTCCAGGTTCCGCCGGACCTCTCGGAGCGTCTCGAGGAGCAGGTCCCGCCGGATCATCTCGCACGCCACCCGCAGGGACACGTGCCGGGTGAGGAAGAAGATCTTGAGCCTTCCGGTGCGGAACATGGTGAGGCTGGTGCGGGAGCCCGTGAGCTCCTGGAACATCTCCGTGTGGCCGATGAACGGGACCCCCGCCGCCTTGATGGCCTCCTTGTGGATCGGGCCCGTGACCACCCCATCCACCTCACCGGCCAGGGCCAGATCGATGGAGCGGCGGATCGAGGCGAAGGCCAACTCGCCCGCCAGGCGGCTCACCCGGCCAAAGGGCACATGCCGCTCCAGGTCTGAGGTATCCACCGGGTGCGCGGGCAGGACCTCCACCGTGCCCGGCTTGAACCGGGCCTCTGCGGGTCCTGCCACCACCTTCAGCCGCAGGTCCTTCGCCACCAGCGGCTTCACCCGTTCCAGCACCGCGGGCTCGGCCAGGACCAGGGGCCGGCACCGCCGGTACACCTCCGGCTCTCCCAGGGCGGCCAGCGTGATCTCGGGGCCGATGCCGGCGGGATCACCGGCGGTGATGGCCAGGACAGGTCGTGTCTCACGTGGGTCCACGAACGTCACTCCCCTTCAGGGTCCATCCGACAGGTACCGCAGGCACCGGACCAAGGCCTCCTCGTCTCCCACCAGGCCGCCCTTGGTCACCACGGGCAGGCCCGCCCAGGGCCCTCCGGTGAGGCGGGCGAAGGCTACCAGCGGCTCCACCTCCACCTCCAGGCGGAGCACCGGCGACGTCAAGGCCCGGCAGCTTGCCACGGTGATGTCACCGCCGCTGAGGTAGAGGCCGTCCAGGGGCGTGCCCTGGCTCGCAGCCTCGTCCGCCAGCGCCGCCACCAGCTCCCCCACCGCTCCGGCCACGGCACCCGCCGTCTGGGCCGGCAGCAGGGGCTGCCCGGAGCGTGCCGTCACCAAGAGCGGCACCTCCGCCCGCCGCAGGCAGGCCAGGGCGGCGTCCAGCGCCTCCCTCGCGGCATGCCGCACGGTCGCCGGATCGGCCTCTGCCGAAGACGTCGCGGCGACCAGGGCGTCCACCGGCACGGGGACCGGGCAGGCCGCCCCCGCACGTGCCGCCCGCTCCACCTGCCGAAGGCTGAGAGGGGTCACGCTTCCCACGACCCCGGCCAGGTAGTGCGGCTTCTTCGAGTGCTCGGGGGTCTCGCCACCAGGGGCTGGGCCTTCCCGGCGGGTGGCGCCCGATCCTGCGGCGGGCTGGCGCAGGGTAGGCGCGGGGACCGCCCACCCCGCCTCGATCAGGCGTGCACGGGCCAGGGCACCCGTGAAGGGTCCTGGATCCACGCTGAGCACCGGCGTCTCCAGGAGCACGGTGGCTGCCACCAGGGTGTCGATGTGGGCATCGGTGGTGGCGTCGGCCACCACCACCCGCGTCCCCCGGCGGATCGCGCCCTCCAGCGCGGCCCGGGCCGTTCCGGGGCCCCGCA comes from the Limnochorda pilosa genome and includes:
- the pdxA gene encoding 4-hydroxythreonine-4-phosphate dehydrogenase PdxA; translated protein: MDPRETRPVLAITAGDPAGIGPEITLAALGEPEVYRRCRPLVLAEPAVLERVKPLVAKDLRLKVVAGPAEARFKPGTVEVLPAHPVDTSDLERHVPFGRVSRLAGELAFASIRRSIDLALAGEVDGVVTGPIHKEAIKAAGVPFIGHTEMFQELTGSRTSLTMFRTGRLKIFFLTRHVSLRVACEMIRRDLLLETLREVRRNLEVLGVRDPEIGVAALNPHAGEGGLLGEEERQEMVPAIAAAQAEGIRAVGPVPADSIFVFAARGAYDAVLSLYHDQGHIASKVLDFERTISVTLGLPFVRSSVDHGTAFDIAGKGQAQHRSMVEAILAAAEYAPRIRAANAPAADRAGGA
- a CDS encoding four-carbon acid sugar kinase family protein, whose amino-acid sequence is MSQRPIRLGVVADDLTGANATGVRLAGWGMEVWSALTAEEAPRLEGHVQALALVTESRALPAQEAAHRVRRATAVLVEAGANLFGKRIDSTLRGNLGTELEAMMGALDAAGRPHLALVVPAYPASGRVVAGGFLLVHGVPVQETAAGTDPGAPVRSSRVQEVLREQTGLAMESLELDQVLRGPGTARAALEGAIRRGTRVVVADATTDAHIDTLVAATVLLETPVLSVDPGPFTGALARARLIEAGWAVPAPTLRQPAAGSGATRREGPAPGGETPEHSKKPHYLAGVVGSVTPLSLRQVERAARAGAACPVPVPVDALVAATSSAEADPATVRHAAREALDAALACLRRAEVPLLVTARSGQPLLPAQTAGAVAGAVGELVAALADEAASQGTPLDGLYLSGGDITVASCRALTSPVLRLEVEVEPLVAFARLTGGPWAGLPVVTKGGLVGDEEALVRCLRYLSDGP